One window from the genome of Marinobacter sp. LV10R510-11A encodes:
- a CDS encoding CIA30 family protein, which translates to MNENLKTQGPAVRAEHLIDVYQASQDVHSPWTVISDQVMGGVSSAELRQDDRHSSPCTCLAGRTRLENNGGFVQMKLEIEPSQSRADYKGLFIELCGAAHDYNLHVKTNQLNKPWQSFRCTLPVEPQWTRFIVPYAQLHAHRTDAELQPAEIRSVAVVAIGTAFDVDACVRRFGFFR; encoded by the coding sequence ATGAATGAAAACCTCAAAACCCAAGGCCCCGCGGTCCGTGCGGAACATTTGATCGATGTGTATCAGGCCAGTCAGGATGTACATTCGCCCTGGACCGTGATCAGCGATCAGGTGATGGGTGGCGTTTCCAGTGCCGAACTGCGACAGGACGACCGTCATAGCTCGCCCTGCACCTGTTTGGCTGGCCGCACCCGTCTCGAGAACAACGGTGGGTTCGTGCAGATGAAGCTTGAGATCGAACCGAGCCAATCGCGTGCTGACTATAAGGGCCTATTCATCGAGCTGTGCGGCGCGGCGCACGACTATAATCTGCACGTAAAAACGAATCAGCTGAACAAGCCTTGGCAATCCTTTCGCTGCACCTTGCCGGTGGAGCCGCAATGGACCCGTTTCATCGTGCCCTATGCGCAACTGCACGCCCACCGTACCGACGCTGAGCTGCAACCTGCGGAAATCAGAAGCGTTGCCGTGGTGGCCATTGGCACGGCATTCGATGTCGACGCCTGCGTGCGGCGATTCGGCTTTTTTCGCTGA
- a CDS encoding FkbM family methyltransferase, translating into MRVAITDQLKCGLGLLRSFVIYRRPGRQRALRRLYSEFIRPGNLVFDIGAHLGDRSSAFAALGARVVALEPQPRLLRWLQRLTRHQPEIVCLPLAVGRAPGKAELALSLRNPTVASLDSRWREHLRTTSPGFRHVRWEDSVTVTVTTLDELIRQYGQPSFCKIDVEGFEVEVLAGLSQPLPALSFEFVNGTLDQALLCLQELERLGLHEFNVVAGEQRRFIWPSWQGPESLRQWLDAGADGIASGDIYARLVT; encoded by the coding sequence TTGCGGGTTGCCATTACCGATCAACTTAAATGCGGCCTGGGACTGCTACGGTCCTTTGTCATCTATCGACGTCCCGGGCGCCAGAGAGCTTTACGCCGGCTCTACAGTGAATTCATCCGCCCCGGCAATCTGGTATTCGACATCGGCGCCCATCTGGGGGACCGCAGCTCCGCGTTTGCCGCGCTGGGGGCACGGGTGGTGGCGTTGGAGCCGCAGCCACGACTGCTGCGCTGGCTGCAGCGCCTGACCCGGCATCAGCCCGAGATAGTGTGCCTGCCACTGGCGGTGGGGCGGGCCCCGGGCAAAGCCGAACTGGCGCTGAGCTTGCGTAATCCGACGGTGGCCTCACTGGACAGCCGCTGGCGCGAACACCTGCGCACAACCAGTCCCGGTTTCCGGCATGTGCGCTGGGAAGACTCGGTCACCGTGACGGTCACCACGCTGGACGAGCTGATACGACAGTATGGCCAGCCCAGCTTCTGCAAGATTGATGTGGAAGGCTTTGAGGTGGAAGTGCTGGCGGGGCTGAGCCAGCCGCTGCCGGCACTGTCCTTTGAATTCGTGAACGGCACCCTGGATCAGGCATTGCTATGCCTGCAGGAGCTGGAGCGGCTGGGCCTGCACGAATTCAATGTTGTTGCCGGTGAGCAACGCCGTTTTATCTGGCCTTCATGGCAGGGTCCTGAGTCACTCCGGCAATGGCTTGATGCGGGAGCTGACGGGATCGCCTCGGGGGATATTTATGCCCGGCTTGTTACCTGA
- the tenA gene encoding thiaminase II, whose translation MPYQFEDLKKNCPTEWRDYIEHSFVRQLGNASLAPEAFQHYLKQDYLFLIQFARAFALAAYKSPTLSDLRQAKDGLQAILDTELDLHIRYCNEWGISEDELANLPEARATLAYTRYVLDTGNRGDLLDLHVALSPCMVGYGEIANWLDRAETIRGGANPYDAWIAMYESDEFQDAMQAEIRWLDERLADVSPARFEQLTRIFRDATRLEIDFWDMGLNLRD comes from the coding sequence ATGCCCTACCAGTTTGAAGACCTCAAAAAGAACTGCCCAACCGAATGGCGTGACTACATCGAGCACAGCTTTGTTCGGCAACTGGGTAATGCCTCACTGGCCCCGGAGGCGTTCCAGCATTACCTCAAACAGGACTATCTGTTCCTGATTCAGTTTGCTCGCGCCTTTGCCCTGGCCGCCTACAAAAGCCCGACCCTATCTGACCTTCGGCAAGCCAAAGACGGGTTGCAGGCCATCCTGGATACTGAACTGGACCTGCACATCCGTTACTGTAACGAGTGGGGGATTTCAGAGGACGAACTGGCGAACCTGCCGGAAGCCCGTGCCACCCTCGCCTATACCCGCTATGTACTCGACACCGGCAACCGCGGCGATCTTCTGGATCTGCACGTAGCCCTATCCCCCTGTATGGTGGGCTATGGCGAGATTGCCAACTGGCTGGACCGCGCGGAAACCATCCGGGGTGGTGCCAACCCCTACGATGCCTGGATCGCCATGTATGAAAGCGACGAGTTCCAGGACGCCATGCAGGCGGAGATTCGCTGGCTGGATGAACGACTGGCTGACGTGTCCCCTGCGCGGTTCGAACAACTGACCCGAATTTTCCGGGACGCAACCCGTCTGGAAATCGACTTCTGGGACATGGGATTGAACCTGAGAGACTGA
- a CDS encoding DUF3565 domain-containing protein, translating to MKQPIAGYHKDQENHWVAQLACGHNQHVRHTPPWVNRPWVTTAEGRESMVGFELDCRKCEEGLPSDERP from the coding sequence ATGAAACAGCCCATCGCCGGCTACCATAAAGACCAAGAAAACCATTGGGTCGCTCAGCTGGCATGTGGTCACAATCAACACGTGCGTCATACGCCGCCGTGGGTGAACCGCCCTTGGGTCACTACGGCGGAGGGCCGGGAGTCGATGGTGGGGTTTGAGCTCGATTGCAGGAAATGTGAAGAGGGTTTGCCGTCGGATGAAAGGCCTTGA
- a CDS encoding HigA family addiction module antitoxin, whose protein sequence is MRNIDPVTPGELLKEEFLGPMGISQYRLAKEIGVPAQRIGQIIAGKRSITADTDLRLCRFFGLSNGYWLRAQAAYDTEIAEEALEDQLKNIRPWNSVSEIGHRA, encoded by the coding sequence ATGCGCAACATTGATCCCGTAACGCCAGGCGAGTTACTGAAAGAAGAGTTTCTTGGGCCGATGGGCATTTCTCAATATCGCCTCGCTAAAGAAATTGGCGTGCCTGCCCAGAGAATAGGCCAGATTATTGCGGGTAAGCGTTCGATAACCGCAGACACTGACCTGCGACTGTGCCGCTTCTTTGGTTTGTCTAATGGGTATTGGCTGCGGGCTCAGGCAGCCTACGACACAGAGATTGCGGAAGAGGCTCTTGAGGACCAGTTGAAAAATATTCGTCCGTGGAACTCTGTGTCAGAAATTGGGCACAGGGCATAA
- a CDS encoding iron-containing alcohol dehydrogenase translates to MLGTFSLVTPAEIVFGRGQIAQLNDRATKLGSRALIVHGRSPGRLADVFESLKTVDIVQTLSVGKEPDLNTLTVAIEEGKALGIDLVLGIGGGSVMDSAKVLAAMLPSQTSLLSHLEVVGSGLPLSAKRLPLILVPTTSGTGAEVTRNAVIDIPEAQRKVSLRDNQLLPDLALVDPAMTDNCPRRVSLHSGLDAITQVIEPYLSSRANLFTDMLCKEAIPKGLLALKQLMDAESKEARDALAQVSLFGGLALANSGLGVVHGLAGPLGGLCGAPHGAICGALLPAGIAANRDSVVDADQKARIDHVIGWIAEVFETSADLALPRFREWIIQSGLPGLASIGVTDEHMSAASQAAVSSSSMKANPVVLPAATIEQIMRQSL, encoded by the coding sequence ATGTTAGGCACTTTTAGCTTGGTAACCCCGGCCGAGATCGTTTTCGGGCGGGGCCAGATAGCCCAACTGAATGATCGGGCGACAAAGCTGGGGTCGCGAGCACTGATTGTGCACGGTAGAAGTCCGGGCAGGCTCGCGGATGTCTTCGAATCCTTGAAAACCGTCGATATCGTCCAAACCCTGTCAGTTGGAAAAGAACCAGACCTGAACACACTGACCGTTGCTATTGAGGAGGGTAAAGCACTGGGTATCGATCTGGTACTCGGGATCGGCGGTGGCTCTGTTATGGATTCAGCGAAAGTACTTGCGGCTATGCTGCCCAGCCAGACAAGTTTGTTGAGCCATCTGGAGGTAGTAGGAAGCGGGTTGCCATTATCAGCCAAGCGGCTGCCGTTGATCCTGGTTCCCACCACGTCCGGCACAGGTGCAGAAGTGACTCGAAACGCCGTTATCGATATTCCGGAGGCCCAGCGCAAGGTGAGCCTTCGGGATAACCAGTTGCTCCCCGACCTTGCCCTGGTAGACCCGGCAATGACTGATAACTGTCCCAGGCGGGTCAGCTTACACTCTGGGCTGGATGCGATAACCCAGGTTATCGAACCCTACCTGTCGTCGCGCGCCAATCTATTCACGGATATGTTGTGTAAAGAGGCGATTCCCAAGGGGCTCCTGGCGCTAAAGCAACTGATGGACGCGGAGTCTAAAGAGGCGCGTGATGCTCTGGCTCAGGTGAGCCTCTTCGGCGGGCTTGCGCTTGCCAACTCGGGGTTGGGTGTGGTGCACGGCCTTGCGGGCCCTTTAGGTGGATTATGCGGTGCGCCCCACGGCGCTATTTGCGGCGCCTTGTTACCAGCGGGCATTGCCGCTAACCGTGATAGCGTGGTCGACGCTGACCAGAAGGCTCGTATCGATCATGTGATTGGCTGGATTGCTGAGGTATTTGAGACGTCCGCCGACCTGGCGCTGCCCCGTTTTCGTGAATGGATCATTCAGAGTGGATTGCCCGGGCTCGCCTCAATCGGTGTGACTGATGAACACATGAGTGCGGCCTCCCAGGCAGCGGTTAGCTCTTCCTCCATGAAGGCCAACCCCGTTGTTTTGCCAGCGGCAACCATTGAGCAGATTATGCGCCAGTCATTGTGA
- a CDS encoding nucleotidyltransferase domain-containing protein has product MKELIEQAEAGSGAVQRELARLVDSGLVQVNLQGRQKRYKANLGSPVYPELSSLASKLLGPEQQVEDALKPISDRIDLALIYGSVAKRTDHANSDIDLMLVSDTLTLEEVFEALEPAEINLSRTINPTLYKHEEFKKRRAKKSPFLRKVLEGQYILLKGSVNE; this is encoded by the coding sequence ATGAAAGAACTCATTGAGCAGGCGGAAGCAGGTTCGGGTGCTGTGCAACGGGAACTCGCCCGCCTGGTTGATAGTGGGCTAGTGCAGGTTAACCTGCAGGGGCGCCAGAAACGCTATAAAGCCAACCTGGGTTCGCCCGTTTATCCGGAATTGTCTTCTCTTGCCTCCAAGCTGCTCGGTCCGGAACAACAAGTTGAAGATGCTCTCAAGCCGATTAGCGATAGAATCGATCTGGCCCTGATTTATGGTTCGGTGGCCAAAAGGACCGATCATGCCAATAGTGATATCGACCTCATGTTGGTATCAGATACCCTTACCCTGGAAGAAGTCTTTGAAGCATTGGAGCCGGCAGAGATCAATCTTTCCCGGACCATTAACCCAACCCTCTACAAGCACGAAGAGTTTAAAAAACGTCGAGCTAAGAAAAGCCCTTTTTTGAGGAAAGTCCTGGAAGGACAGTACATATTGTTGAAAGGAAGCGTTAATGAATGA
- a CDS encoding DEAD/DEAH box helicase: protein MNAPFKLRPYQQEAVDATLKHFRKSDDSAVIVLPTGAGKSLVIAELARLARRKILVLTHVKELVEQNHAKYQSYGLTAGVFSAGLKRKEHRYQVTFASVQSVSANLDQFRDEYSLIIIDECHRVSGDDSSQYQTIIELLRQQNASLKVLGLTATPYRLGMGWIYRYHYRGFVRSCSDESDEQNKPFGHCIYELPLSYMINRGYLTKPELVNAAVAQYDFSALSQNRFGEYTEKDVNQLLSKHQRVTRAIIEQVMELAVERKAVMIFAATVDHAREITGYLPEHQTALITGATDQNERDSLIQRFKQRQLKYLVNVSVLTTGFDAPHVDFIAILRPTQSVSLYQQIVGRGLRLDEGKQDCLVIDYAGNRVNLYHPEVGEKKPNPDSEPVQVFCPGCGFANIFWGKTDSEGHVIEHYGRRCHGLLGLAEEDEPAAQNGRPEQCDFRFRFKECPHCGGENDIAARNCHQCKKAIIDPDDQLKDALKLKDAMVIRCAGITLSAHKGKTDSKNESKLKITYHGEDGEELSESFDFSKPAQRNVFNRLFGRRLANSQAPQAFSRIEEVLEIQALLPAPDFVIARKQKHYWQVQERIFDYQGNYRKAF, encoded by the coding sequence ATGAATGCTCCTTTTAAGCTGCGGCCTTACCAACAGGAAGCCGTTGACGCCACTTTGAAACATTTTCGCAAATCGGATGATTCTGCCGTTATTGTGCTGCCGACCGGTGCGGGGAAAAGTCTGGTCATTGCCGAGTTGGCCCGCCTTGCTCGGCGTAAAATTCTGGTGCTGACCCACGTAAAAGAGCTTGTTGAGCAGAATCACGCCAAATACCAGAGCTATGGGTTAACGGCCGGCGTCTTCTCTGCCGGGTTAAAACGTAAGGAACATCGGTATCAGGTAACCTTCGCCAGTGTGCAGTCTGTATCGGCTAATCTGGATCAGTTCAGGGATGAATACTCATTGATCATCATCGATGAGTGCCATCGGGTGAGTGGTGATGACAGCAGTCAGTATCAAACAATCATCGAGCTGCTGCGGCAACAGAATGCCTCCCTTAAAGTGCTGGGGCTAACCGCCACACCCTATCGCCTGGGCATGGGCTGGATCTATCGCTATCACTACCGGGGCTTTGTCCGTAGCTGTAGTGATGAGAGTGACGAGCAGAATAAGCCCTTTGGGCATTGCATTTATGAACTGCCGTTGAGCTATATGATTAATCGGGGGTATCTCACCAAGCCGGAGTTGGTTAACGCGGCGGTGGCGCAATACGATTTCTCCGCGCTGTCTCAGAACCGCTTTGGCGAATACACCGAAAAAGATGTTAACCAGCTGCTGAGCAAACATCAGCGTGTAACCCGTGCCATTATTGAACAGGTGATGGAGCTGGCCGTTGAGCGTAAGGCGGTGATGATCTTTGCTGCAACGGTGGATCATGCGCGGGAGATCACCGGCTATCTGCCGGAACACCAAACAGCCTTGATTACCGGCGCTACCGATCAGAATGAAAGGGACTCACTGATTCAGCGCTTTAAACAGCGGCAGTTAAAGTATCTGGTGAATGTATCCGTACTCACCACGGGCTTTGATGCGCCCCATGTGGACTTTATCGCCATTCTTCGCCCGACCCAGTCGGTCAGCCTGTATCAGCAGATCGTGGGTCGCGGTCTTCGCCTGGACGAAGGTAAGCAGGATTGTCTGGTGATTGATTACGCGGGCAACAGAGTCAATCTTTACCACCCGGAAGTGGGGGAGAAGAAACCGAACCCCGACAGTGAGCCGGTGCAGGTATTCTGCCCAGGCTGTGGTTTTGCCAATATCTTTTGGGGCAAAACAGATAGTGAAGGCCATGTTATCGAGCACTACGGACGCCGTTGTCACGGGCTGTTAGGGCTTGCTGAAGAGGATGAGCCTGCAGCGCAGAACGGGCGCCCTGAACAGTGCGATTTCCGCTTTCGTTTCAAGGAGTGCCCACACTGCGGTGGCGAGAATGATATCGCGGCTCGTAACTGTCACCAGTGTAAAAAAGCGATCATCGACCCGGATGATCAGCTAAAAGATGCTCTGAAACTTAAAGATGCCATGGTGATCCGTTGCGCTGGGATCACGTTAAGCGCCCATAAAGGCAAAACCGACAGCAAAAACGAGAGCAAACTGAAAATTACCTATCACGGTGAAGATGGGGAAGAACTCAGCGAGTCTTTTGATTTCAGCAAGCCGGCACAGCGCAACGTCTTTAATAGACTGTTTGGACGGCGTTTAGCGAATAGCCAGGCCCCGCAAGCGTTCAGCAGGATTGAGGAGGTGCTTGAGATACAAGCCTTGTTGCCTGCACCGGATTTTGTCATTGCCCGCAAACAAAAGCACTACTGGCAGGTGCAGGAACGGATCTTTGATTATCAGGGTAACTATCGTAAGGCATTTTGA
- a CDS encoding type II toxin-antitoxin system RelE/ParE family toxin: MIISFKRKDTEKLASGRRVRRFANFERVALRKIRQLQAASHLDDLKVPPGNMLEPLHGDRQGQHSIRINRQFRVCFRWTRAGAEEVEIVDYH; the protein is encoded by the coding sequence ATGATCATATCGTTCAAGCGTAAGGACACCGAGAAGCTGGCAAGCGGTCGCCGCGTCAGGCGCTTTGCTAATTTCGAGCGCGTTGCTTTGAGGAAAATTCGGCAACTCCAGGCTGCAAGCCATCTGGACGATCTTAAAGTTCCGCCCGGCAATATGTTGGAGCCGTTGCATGGTGACCGCCAAGGTCAGCACAGCATTCGAATCAACAGGCAGTTCCGGGTTTGCTTCCGCTGGACCAGGGCCGGTGCGGAAGAGGTCGAAATTGTTGATTACCATTAG
- a CDS encoding Fis family transcriptional regulator, protein MTQHKHVGSSLDDLLESDGTLEQAEAEALKRVIVWQIQQAMGHTGVTITTLVKAGRALGMTWTLQAGEDNGSPRAA, encoded by the coding sequence ATGACACAGCATAAACACGTTGGCAGCTCTCTCGATGATCTGCTTGAATCCGACGGCACACTTGAGCAGGCAGAAGCTGAGGCGCTGAAGCGGGTAATCGTCTGGCAGATTCAGCAGGCAATGGGACACACCGGTGTAACCATCACAACGCTTGTCAAAGCGGGGCGTGCTTTGGGTATGACTTGGACTTTGCAGGCTGGTGAGGATAACGGATCTCCTCGCGCGGCTTGA
- a CDS encoding 2OG-Fe(II) oxygenase, producing the protein MSLNVKTRILFYSKRLSIYLVRYPEGHKVVPHVDMVSEGRLYKLNCVLVRPKAGGEFICEKNIFNLFGRVILFRPDLHQHQVSKIERGNRWLISFALTQS; encoded by the coding sequence ATGTCATTAAACGTAAAAACCCGGATTCTCTTCTACTCCAAACGCCTGAGCATTTACCTGGTGCGTTATCCAGAGGGCCACAAAGTGGTTCCCCACGTGGACATGGTATCCGAAGGCCGGCTGTACAAGCTCAACTGCGTACTGGTTAGGCCCAAAGCCGGCGGCGAGTTCATCTGCGAAAAAAACATATTCAATCTGTTTGGGAGAGTCATACTCTTCCGGCCGGATCTTCACCAACACCAGGTTTCGAAGATTGAGCGCGGCAACCGCTGGCTAATCAGTTTTGCGTTGACCCAAAGCTGA
- a CDS encoding YchJ family protein, with the protein MNTPCPCGSNAPYAECCQPLHHGEAASTPEALMRSRYAAFIENLPDYLRATWHPSTRPGSLSLEDSPDWTALQILDSTENQAQGTVHFRAVYRLAQGFRFLEERSDFLKEDDRWYYLQGETSEGQFKPGRNEPCPCGSGKKYKACCL; encoded by the coding sequence ATGAACACACCCTGCCCCTGTGGCAGCAATGCCCCCTATGCAGAATGCTGCCAGCCTCTGCATCATGGCGAAGCCGCCTCAACGCCTGAGGCTCTGATGCGTTCGCGGTACGCCGCATTTATTGAGAATCTGCCGGACTACCTTCGGGCAACCTGGCACCCCAGCACCCGGCCGGGCTCACTTAGCCTGGAAGACTCTCCGGACTGGACGGCATTGCAGATTCTGGACAGTACCGAAAACCAGGCACAGGGCACCGTCCACTTCCGAGCCGTGTATCGTCTTGCCCAGGGTTTCAGGTTTCTCGAAGAACGTTCGGATTTCTTGAAGGAGGACGACCGTTGGTATTACCTGCAAGGCGAGACCAGCGAGGGTCAGTTCAAGCCCGGCCGCAACGAGCCCTGCCCCTGTGGCAGTGGGAAGAAATATAAAGCGTGTTGCCTGTAA
- a CDS encoding FKBP-type peptidyl-prolyl cis-trans isomerase yields the protein MPIEKNQVVLFHYSVSDDQGNVVENSRGGEPNAYLHGHGGIVRGLEDALEGRDAGESFSVTITPGKAYGPRKADAMQRVPIKNLIGAKRWKPGMIAQVKTEQGPRHVIVAKVGLKFADVDTNHPMAGKTLTFDIEILEVRAANLEEIAHAHAHGPGRHH from the coding sequence ATGCCAATCGAAAAGAATCAAGTGGTCTTGTTTCACTACAGCGTCAGTGATGACCAAGGCAACGTCGTTGAAAACTCCCGTGGCGGCGAACCGAACGCCTACCTGCATGGCCACGGCGGCATTGTCCGAGGCCTAGAAGATGCCCTGGAAGGTCGCGACGCTGGCGAAAGCTTCAGCGTCACCATCACTCCGGGAAAAGCCTACGGCCCGCGCAAGGCCGATGCCATGCAGCGTGTGCCGATCAAAAATTTGATTGGCGCCAAACGCTGGAAGCCGGGCATGATCGCGCAGGTGAAAACCGAGCAGGGCCCGCGCCATGTAATCGTCGCGAAGGTCGGCCTCAAGTTTGCCGATGTCGACACCAACCATCCGATGGCGGGTAAAACCCTGACCTTCGATATCGAAATCCTTGAAGTACGCGCCGCGAATCTGGAAGAGATAGCGCACGCCCATGCGCATGGGCCGGGTAGGCATCACTGA
- a CDS encoding DEAD/DEAH box helicase → MNAPFKLRPYQQEAVDATLKHFRKSDDSAVIVLPTGAGKSLVIAELARLARRKILVLTHVKELVEQNHAKYQSYGLTAGVFSAGLKRKEHRYQVTFASVQSVSANLDQFRDEYSLIIIDECHRVSGDDSSQYQTIIELLRQQNASLKVLGLTATPYRLAMGWIYRYHYRGFVRSEQDRPFQHCIYELPLSYMINRGYLTRPELVNAAVAQYDFSALSQNRFGEYAEKDVNQLLGKHQRVTRAIIEQVMELAVKRKAVMIFAATVDHAREITGYLPENQTALITGATDQNERDSLIQRFKQRQLKYLVNVSVLTTGFDAPHVDFIAILRPTQSVSLYQQIVGRGLRLDEGKENCLVIDYAGNRINLYHPEVGEKKPNPDSEPVQVFCPGCGFANIFWGKTDDDGRVIEHYGRRCQGLLEAAEEGEPEVRRARPEQCDYRFRFKECPHCGGENDIAARNCHQCKKAIIDPDDQLKDALKLKDTMVIRCAGVTLNGNDNKLRITYHAEDGEELRESFDFSKPAQRNVFNKLFGRRLANGQAPKAFSRVEEVLEMQALLPAPDFVIARKQKHYWQVQERIFDYQGSYRKAY, encoded by the coding sequence ATGAATGCTCCTTTTAAGCTGCGGCCTTACCAACAGGAAGCCGTTGACGCCACTTTGAAACATTTTCGCAAATCGGATGATTCTGCCGTTATTGTGCTGCCGACCGGTGCGGGGAAAAGTCTGGTCATTGCCGAGTTGGCCCGCCTTGCTCGGCGTAAAATTCTGGTGCTGACTCACGTAAAAGAGCTTGTTGAGCAGAATCACGCCAAATACCAGAGCTATGGGTTAACGGCCGGCGTCTTCTCTGCCGGGTTAAAACGTAAGGAACATCGGTATCAGGTAACCTTCGCCAGTGTGCAGTCTGTATCGGCTAATCTGGATCAGTTCAGGGATGAATACTCATTGATCATCATCGATGAGTGCCATCGGGTGAGTGGTGATGACAGCAGTCAGTATCAAACAATCATCGAGCTGCTGCGGCAACAGAATGCCTCCCTTAAAGTGCTGGGGCTAACCGCCACACCCTATCGCCTGGCCATGGGCTGGATCTATCGCTATCACTACCGGGGCTTTGTCCGCAGCGAACAGGATAGGCCTTTTCAGCACTGCATTTATGAACTGCCGTTGAGCTATATGATTAATCGGGGGTATCTCACCAGGCCTGAGTTGGTTAACGCGGCGGTGGCGCAATACGATTTCTCCGCGCTGTCTCAGAACCGCTTTGGCGAATATGCCGAAAAAGACGTTAACCAGCTGCTGGGCAAACATCAGCGTGTGACCCGGGCCATTATTGAGCAGGTGATGGAGCTGGCCGTTAAGCGCAAGGCGGTGATGATTTTTGCTGCAACGGTGGACCATGCGCGGGAGATCACCGGCTATCTGCCGGAAAACCAAACAGCCCTAATTACCGGCGCGACCGATCAGAATGAACGGGATTCACTGATTCAGCGCTTTAAACAGCGGCAGTTAAAGTATCTGGTGAATGTGTCCGTACTCACCACGGGCTTTGATGCGCCCCATGTGGACTTTATCGCCATTCTTCGCCCTACCCAATCGGTCAGTTTGTATCAGCAGATCGTGGGTCGTGGTCTTCGTTTGGACGAAGGTAAAGAGAATTGTCTGGTGATTGATTACGCGGGCAACCGTATCAATCTGTATCACCCGGAAGTCGGGGAGAAGAAGCCAAACCCCGATAGTGAGCCGGTGCAGGTATTCTGCCCGGGCTGTGGTTTCGCCAATATATTCTGGGGCAAGACAGACGACGACGGGCGTGTGATCGAGCACTACGGCCGCCGCTGCCAGGGCCTGCTGGAGGCCGCTGAAGAGGGTGAGCCGGAGGTGCGGCGCGCACGCCCTGAGCAGTGCGATTACCGTTTTCGTTTCAAGGAGTGCCCACACTGCGGTGGCGAGAATGATATCGCGGCTCGTAACTGTCACCAGTGTAAAAAAGCGATCATCGACCCGGATGATCAGCTAAAAGATGCTCTGAAACTTAAAGATACCATGGTGATCCGTTGTGCCGGGGTCACCTTGAACGGCAATGACAACAAACTGAGAATTACCTATCACGCTGAAGATGGGGAAGAACTCAGAGAGTCTTTTGATTTCAGCAAGCCGGCACAGCGCAACGTCTTTAACAAATTGTTCGGGCGTCGTTTGGCGAATGGCCAGGCCCCGAAAGCGTTCAGCAGGGTTGAAGAGGTGCTTGAGATGCAAGCCTTGTTGCCGGCACCGGATTTTGTCATTGCCCGCAAACAAAAGCACTACTGGCAGGTGCAGGAACGGATCTTTGATTATCAGGGTAGCTATCGTAAGGCGTATTGA
- a CDS encoding MBL fold metallo-hydrolase produces the protein MGHASFLFQYRGLNVLTDPVLSDRASPFRLVGPRRFTPPALTVAETPPIHLVLISHNHYGHLDEATVRQLHRRFGDNH, from the coding sequence CTGGGGCATGCGTCATTCCTGTTCCAGTATCGGGGCCTGAACGTACTTACCGACCCCGTGTTATCGGACCGTGCCAGCCCCTTCCGCTTGGTCGGGCCGAGGCGGTTCACGCCACCAGCCCTGACCGTGGCGGAAACGCCGCCGATTCACCTGGTACTGATTTCCCACAATCACTACGGCCATCTCGACGAAGCAACAGTGCGCCAGTTGCACCGGCGTTTTGGGGATAACCATTAA
- a CDS encoding CsbD family protein yields MKDANTDKAEGTKDKAVGKVKETVGKVTGNEKTEAEGKGQNTKGHAEETKGKIKKTIDKATD; encoded by the coding sequence ATGAAAGACGCAAACACGGATAAAGCAGAAGGCACGAAGGATAAAGCGGTAGGCAAAGTAAAAGAGACCGTTGGCAAAGTCACAGGCAATGAAAAGACAGAAGCTGAGGGTAAGGGCCAGAACACCAAGGGCCACGCCGAAGAGACTAAAGGTAAAATCAAGAAAACGATTGATAAAGCAACTGACTGA